A region of Flavobacterium album DNA encodes the following proteins:
- a CDS encoding DUF4268 domain-containing protein gives MEFWTRFKDKLALTRKINSLQTPRPQYWYDISLGKSYFTLSNICNTEQNTVGIRVYVGNKIAPVVFPYLENRKEEIEDLIGLPLQWDPNPDNRDKIILLAHSTDFDDKILVDEALNWLVDYTIKFREVFSRIIREMRITNIE, from the coding sequence TTGGAATTTTGGACAAGATTTAAAGATAAACTTGCGCTAACAAGAAAAATAAATTCTCTCCAAACACCACGTCCACAATATTGGTATGATATAAGTTTAGGAAAAAGCTATTTTACTCTCTCAAATATTTGCAATACAGAACAGAATACAGTTGGCATTAGAGTTTATGTAGGAAATAAAATCGCTCCTGTAGTATTTCCCTATCTGGAAAATAGAAAAGAAGAAATTGAAGATCTAATTGGTTTACCGCTGCAATGGGATCCAAATCCTGACAATAGAGATAAGATCATTTTGCTAGCTCATTCTACGGATTTTGATGACAAAATATTAGTAGATGAAGCTCTAAATTGGCTAGTTGATTATACAATTAAATTCAGAGAAGTATTTAGCAGGATTATTAGGGAGATGAGAATTACAAATATTGAATAG
- a CDS encoding Crp/Fnr family transcriptional regulator: MYINPKNQFDKAADGATEKLIRLLAENGTETKVKTGQPAIKEGQRCDFFFIVISGSFRAYRLLNDKEMIIGFSFAGDIDTAPYAFITNSYSTETIEAIVDSTIIKVHRNTLESLKELYPEMKNFTENLLAHYIEVLVKRHIEFKTYTAEQLYHSLYQRQPDEVKLIPLKYIASYLGISQERLSRIRAKSPN, from the coding sequence ATGTATATCAATCCTAAAAACCAGTTTGATAAAGCTGCTGATGGCGCTACAGAAAAGCTTATACGCCTGCTCGCTGAGAACGGTACCGAAACCAAGGTTAAAACAGGGCAGCCGGCAATAAAGGAAGGCCAGCGCTGCGACTTTTTTTTCATTGTCATTTCAGGGAGCTTCCGGGCATACCGGCTGCTAAATGACAAGGAAATGATTATCGGATTTAGTTTTGCCGGCGATATTGATACAGCGCCCTATGCTTTTATTACCAACTCCTATAGTACCGAAACCATCGAAGCTATAGTTGACAGTACAATCATCAAAGTGCACCGCAACACCCTGGAATCATTGAAAGAGCTTTATCCCGAAATGAAAAACTTTACCGAAAACCTTTTGGCCCATTATATTGAAGTGTTGGTAAAGCGGCATATTGAATTCAAGACCTATACTGCCGAACAGCTCTACCACTCATTATACCAAAGGCAGCCGGACGAGGTAAAGCTTATACCGCTAAAATATATAGCTTCCTACCTTGGCATTTCGCAGGAACGTCTGAGCAGGATAAGGGCAAAATCACCGAATTGA
- a CDS encoding serine hydrolase domain-containing protein — translation MKILKLLPLLYLFVFVACNNDDDVKPSVDKKPLLQEKLNAALADFPGLSLSVKTPTESYTLVAGDAAVGQTPMQTGSLQYMQSISKTFTAVAVLKLKEEGKIDLDARINTYLPADICNNLANGNSITVRQLMNMTSGLPDYLDNDLFFEDVLSGPLPMPSEQILGYIYGKPANFTPGTSFSYSNINYHLLALIIDSVTENGHRQYITQNVIGSAGLTNTYYIAGSDITAAPAGTVASYLADGNTFTDISALQLGTVLSFIGDDGIVAAPADIASFYYKLLHDGSLVSAASLAEMKTTVSLQGEPIYGLGLHFYKTDSSVHAIGHDGSGAGAGAYAFYFPSKNTSIVLCTNTGTLTDAAKETQLMNLWQEVSGILLE, via the coding sequence ATGAAAATTTTAAAATTATTGCCCCTATTGTATCTGTTTGTTTTTGTAGCATGTAACAACGATGACGATGTAAAGCCGTCTGTCGACAAAAAGCCGTTGTTGCAGGAAAAGCTTAACGCCGCACTGGCAGACTTTCCCGGCCTCAGCCTCAGCGTAAAAACACCGACTGAAAGTTATACTCTTGTAGCAGGCGATGCTGCCGTAGGCCAAACACCAATGCAAACGGGCAGCCTGCAATATATGCAGAGTATATCTAAGACGTTTACAGCGGTGGCCGTGCTGAAACTTAAAGAAGAAGGCAAAATAGACCTTGATGCCAGGATTAACACCTATCTTCCTGCGGATATCTGTAATAATTTAGCCAACGGGAATAGCATTACCGTTCGGCAGCTGATGAACATGACTTCGGGGCTGCCCGATTATCTTGACAATGATTTATTTTTCGAGGATGTGCTCTCGGGTCCGCTGCCTATGCCCAGTGAGCAAATACTTGGCTACATATATGGTAAACCTGCCAACTTTACTCCCGGTACATCTTTTAGCTACAGCAACATCAATTATCACCTGCTCGCCCTGATTATCGACAGTGTTACCGAAAACGGCCACCGCCAGTACATCACCCAGAATGTTATCGGGTCAGCCGGGCTTACCAACACGTACTATATAGCAGGCTCTGATATTACAGCCGCGCCTGCGGGTACTGTGGCCAGCTATCTCGCAGATGGCAATACATTTACAGATATAAGCGCGCTGCAGCTGGGCACGGTACTGTCGTTCATTGGCGATGACGGTATTGTTGCTGCACCAGCAGATATCGCATCATTTTACTATAAGCTGTTACACGACGGTTCTTTAGTATCGGCAGCTTCATTGGCAGAAATGAAAACAACTGTAAGCCTGCAGGGCGAGCCAATATATGGCCTTGGCCTGCATTTTTATAAAACTGACAGCAGCGTGCATGCCATAGGGCATGACGGAAGCGGTGCAGGTGCCGGCGCCTATGCATTTTATTTCCCATCAAAAAATACGAGCATCGTATTATGCACAAATACGGGTACACTTACCGATGCCGCTAAGGAAACGCAGCTAATGAATTTGTGGCAGGAAGTAAGCGGTATTTTGCTGGAATAA
- a CDS encoding TonB-dependent receptor encodes MILRTKGYLTVFLIMFLGSVLAQEKFTLSGTIADGSSNETLIGASVYIKEVQKTATTNEYGFFSISLPAGTYTVQVSYVSFGTQEETIVLNGNVRKNFSLVSSSEELQEVVISDDRRRAEIKRPEMSVNKLSVQEIKKMPVVLGEVDVLKSILTLPGVTNAGEGSSGFNVRGGAADQNLILLDEATIFNSSHLFGFFSVFNSDAIKDLKLYKGGIPARYGGRVSSVLDIYQKEGNNKEFHMNGGIGLISSRLLAEGPIVKERGSFLIGGRASYAHLFLKLTDNDNSAYFYDLNTKLSYKLNDNNNLYLSGYFGRDLFNINQSFNNIYGNSVVNLRWNHLFSEKLFSNMSMIYSDYYYGLQLDFIGFNWDSGIKNFNFKYDLKHYLSDKLKLNYGLNTIYYDFNPGEITPNGPNSAVNAETLEKKHAFEPAIYLDAEQELTDNITVSYGMRYSMFYRLGSQTFNTYANNQAVTFDEELKIYEKAMPTGTRTYGSGDVIANFGNLEPRAAISYQLDDNQSVKASYNRMAQYLHLISNTSSPTPLDVWAPSDNYLKPQLLDQVAVGYFRNFKNDAYTLEVETFFKKIKNRLDYIDGADLIANKAIEQVVLPGRSRAYGLEVLLRKNTGKLGGWISYTLSHAEQQTPGRAPGETGINNGRWYQTGYNKTHNLSITSTYELTDKWSFGAIFVLQSGLPSTFPNGQYQYGGITIPTFEGRNNSRLPAYHHLDVSATYTPKPEKKKGWQGEWVFSIYNLYNRMNAASITFRQNEDSGHNEAVKLSIFGIIPSVTYNFKF; translated from the coding sequence ATGATTTTACGAACGAAAGGGTATCTTACGGTATTCCTCATCATGTTCCTGGGGAGCGTATTGGCCCAGGAAAAATTTACCCTTAGCGGTACCATTGCTGATGGCAGCAGCAACGAAACGCTTATCGGAGCCAGCGTTTACATTAAAGAAGTACAAAAAACCGCCACTACCAATGAGTACGGTTTTTTTTCAATTTCGCTTCCCGCAGGCACGTACACAGTGCAGGTTAGTTATGTGAGCTTTGGCACACAGGAAGAAACTATTGTCCTGAACGGCAATGTGCGGAAGAATTTCAGCTTGGTCTCGAGCAGTGAGGAGCTGCAGGAAGTCGTTATATCTGACGACCGCCGCAGGGCCGAGATCAAAAGGCCGGAGATGAGCGTAAACAAGCTCTCGGTACAGGAAATAAAGAAAATGCCTGTTGTGTTGGGCGAAGTGGATGTATTAAAATCCATACTCACGCTTCCCGGCGTAACCAATGCGGGCGAAGGCTCGTCGGGCTTTAACGTACGCGGTGGGGCTGCCGACCAGAACCTTATCCTGCTGGATGAAGCGACCATCTTCAACTCTTCCCACCTATTTGGTTTCTTCTCGGTATTCAACTCGGACGCGATTAAAGACCTTAAGCTTTACAAAGGCGGTATACCGGCACGCTACGGCGGAAGGGTATCATCGGTCCTGGATATTTACCAGAAAGAAGGAAACAATAAGGAATTCCACATGAATGGCGGCATAGGCCTCATATCGAGCCGCCTTTTGGCCGAAGGGCCGATAGTAAAGGAAAGGGGCTCCTTCCTTATAGGCGGAAGGGCTTCGTATGCCCACCTGTTCCTGAAGCTGACCGATAATGATAACTCGGCATATTTTTATGACCTGAATACAAAACTAAGCTATAAGCTTAATGATAATAACAACCTGTATTTATCTGGTTATTTTGGCCGTGACCTTTTTAACATCAACCAAAGCTTTAATAATATTTACGGGAATTCGGTAGTGAATTTGCGCTGGAACCACCTGTTCAGCGAGAAGCTTTTCTCGAACATGAGCATGATATACAGCGATTATTATTATGGGCTCCAGCTCGATTTTATCGGGTTTAACTGGGATTCCGGCATTAAGAACTTCAATTTCAAGTACGACCTAAAGCATTATCTTTCGGATAAGCTCAAGCTGAATTATGGATTGAACACTATTTACTATGACTTCAATCCCGGGGAAATAACCCCTAATGGCCCGAATTCTGCCGTGAATGCCGAAACGCTGGAAAAGAAGCACGCCTTTGAACCGGCTATTTACCTTGATGCCGAACAGGAGCTTACCGACAATATCACCGTAAGCTATGGTATGCGCTACAGTATGTTTTACCGCCTTGGCAGCCAGACGTTCAATACCTATGCCAATAACCAGGCGGTTACTTTTGACGAAGAACTGAAAATATATGAGAAAGCCATGCCTACCGGCACAAGGACCTATGGCAGTGGTGATGTTATAGCCAATTTTGGCAACCTGGAACCCCGCGCTGCCATATCTTACCAGTTGGATGACAACCAATCGGTAAAAGCGAGCTACAACCGTATGGCACAATACCTGCACCTGATATCGAACACCTCTTCCCCTACTCCGCTCGACGTATGGGCGCCGAGTGACAACTATCTTAAGCCGCAATTGCTGGACCAGGTGGCTGTAGGGTATTTCAGGAATTTTAAGAATGATGCCTATACGCTGGAAGTGGAAACGTTCTTCAAAAAAATAAAGAACAGGCTGGACTATATAGACGGCGCCGACCTGATCGCTAACAAAGCCATAGAGCAGGTGGTGCTTCCAGGTCGGTCAAGGGCCTACGGACTCGAAGTGCTGCTAAGGAAAAACACCGGCAAGCTGGGCGGCTGGATATCCTATACACTATCGCATGCCGAGCAGCAGACCCCGGGAAGGGCTCCGGGTGAAACCGGAATAAATAATGGCAGGTGGTACCAGACAGGCTATAACAAAACTCACAACCTTTCTATTACCAGCACTTACGAACTTACGGACAAGTGGTCGTTCGGCGCGATATTCGTATTGCAGTCGGGGCTGCCTTCTACCTTCCCGAACGGGCAATACCAATATGGGGGCATCACGATACCAACCTTTGAAGGCCGCAATAACAGCCGCCTTCCGGCCTACCACCACCTTGATGTTTCGGCAACCTATACGCCAAAACCCGAAAAGAAAAAAGGATGGCAGGGCGAATGGGTTTTCAGCATTTACAACCTGTACAACAGGATGAACGCCGCCTCTATCACTTTCAGGCAAAATGAGGACAGCGGGCATAATGAGGCCGTGAAATTATCCATTTTCGGAATCATACCGAGTGTAACGTACAACTTTAAATTCTAA
- a CDS encoding DUF4249 domain-containing protein: MKNIKYILLLITITLLASCEHVVDVDLDTAPPRLVVDASINWEKDTDGSQQTIRLTTTAPYYQNEVPPASGATVFITNTSGNVFNFIEDPGTGNYNCIDFVPQIGETYVLTINYQGQTYTATDKLYATPDIAYTTQDNEGGFFNDSVEVRFFFMDNGSEDNFYIYRFDTDLMPYPDYDAIDDEFFQGNEMFGIYDHEDFEPGDVLKIRLYGVSQRYYNYMDQLIDIAEGGAGSGPFQTVPANVRGNIVNQASPDNYALGYFRLGQVDTLDYVIQ; the protein is encoded by the coding sequence ATGAAAAATATCAAATATATACTGCTTCTTATAACTATCACATTGCTTGCCTCCTGCGAGCATGTGGTGGATGTTGATCTTGATACGGCTCCGCCACGGCTTGTGGTAGATGCCTCTATCAACTGGGAAAAAGATACTGATGGAAGCCAGCAGACCATAAGGCTTACCACAACTGCGCCTTATTACCAGAATGAAGTGCCCCCGGCATCGGGCGCTACGGTTTTTATTACCAACACCTCCGGTAATGTATTCAATTTCATAGAAGATCCGGGCACAGGCAACTATAACTGCATCGACTTTGTCCCGCAAATTGGCGAGACCTATGTACTGACCATAAATTACCAGGGACAAACCTATACTGCAACAGACAAGCTGTACGCCACCCCTGATATAGCTTATACGACCCAAGATAATGAAGGTGGTTTCTTCAACGATTCTGTCGAGGTACGCTTCTTTTTTATGGACAATGGTTCGGAGGACAACTTTTACATATACCGCTTTGATACCGACCTGATGCCATACCCTGATTATGATGCTATAGACGATGAGTTTTTCCAGGGGAATGAGATGTTTGGTATTTATGACCATGAGGATTTTGAGCCGGGCGACGTACTGAAAATAAGGCTATATGGTGTTTCGCAGCGTTACTATAATTATATGGACCAGCTGATTGACATTGCCGAAGGAGGTGCAGGCAGCGGCCCGTTCCAGACGGTTCCGGCTAATGTGCGCGGCAACATCGTGAACCAGGCCAGTCCCGATAACTATGCCCTTGGCTATTTCAGGCTGGGCCAGGTCGACACATTGGATTATGTAATACAATAG
- a CDS encoding WG repeat-containing protein yields the protein MTRKPAITLLFLMAGFHAFAQIPFDTIYKNDDSYEVSELINYKANFILNKQFEDATEIDNDYFIVKKNGKYGVYNETAKSIYAEVKYDTITPIGNFLLNGKWGNLLYGEELSKLILEHPRGVVFIKDKKYGVKKISGETILKAEYDEIIPQSYGLFFFRKKDKWGFINADKDKSLVKPKFDHMVAYTDFDTQYPTVIAYSNKVQTKYTIYGQPAGKKQKRAKQQRIIKRYYGFVQGYWFSGWKPATFFFTDGKKNGVKDPAGNVIIPAKYDMINPLMDGNYIVSQDTLHGMLDSKGQIIIPLIYSGIGPVKGDALKDNLFYVYKQNVSSVFDARGNQLYPFEILSSEGSMPLNEDYSKVCFQIVENKVLEKKKELDEYGEPVFDSDIYSKALLLYENGKITKVLGGCTDIKYIDHPDSYTVVYTVYGSPLFGFYSEETGKKTDAVYKKYLPVGNGRIVAMKGEKYDTLLDENLTATPLDIEVTGYKDGYYLVKDSSGMKVMDENHTVSKFAYPKLEFLSNTDRGSYIAPELKAAYSRVFKFYDWSGKCGLIDADGKILFPADTYDDISIALRTADDPYPTADRMKAIGKYLDRIMVAKTYKGDTAETDLYFEGEKIASFNVYKNWQLKYSDITQNNQLIIRYPNIRVYNLLTQKTDLEVKANNFSEDTDGGFTVIEEYGKRRGIEKYSTSGKLLSIIAIPKEGLYSYEKSKLEYIHKQNGKYGLVNVKGEMVSPFLNDTLSTYDYLYYIATRGTKMGIITKESVAIPFEYDAITYYPYNWMNTEKGVYILKKNGKFGVADKDAKILLPAEYDTAFAKGEFIIANKGNVFSVMDRSGKLLFNLDCDTLEAYTMELLYFTKNGKQGIVRNDGKTLMAALYNQFEQLGKDIYIVTDGDAKYLTNDKGEKVLNLPLQSANTITSDYKPFDITEDYLVLQNTGGKYGLYSLDMKELLPFEYDDISEVVNFKYVILKKNGHVGVVTTENKTVIPFKYDYINFREYEDYFEADAGKANYLIAPNGIILQEELDD from the coding sequence ATGACCCGAAAGCCTGCCATAACATTACTATTCCTTATGGCAGGCTTTCATGCGTTCGCGCAGATCCCATTCGATACCATCTACAAAAATGATGATAGTTATGAAGTGTCGGAACTCATTAATTATAAAGCCAACTTCATCCTGAATAAACAATTTGAGGATGCAACGGAAATAGACAATGACTACTTTATCGTAAAGAAAAACGGGAAGTATGGCGTGTATAACGAGACCGCTAAAAGTATTTACGCCGAAGTAAAGTATGACACCATTACCCCTATCGGTAATTTCCTTCTTAATGGCAAATGGGGCAACCTGCTGTATGGGGAAGAACTATCGAAACTGATATTGGAGCACCCGCGGGGCGTTGTTTTCATTAAAGACAAGAAATATGGCGTAAAGAAAATATCAGGTGAAACTATCCTGAAAGCAGAATATGATGAGATCATACCGCAATCGTACGGGCTTTTCTTTTTCAGGAAGAAAGATAAGTGGGGTTTTATAAATGCGGATAAGGACAAAAGCCTGGTAAAGCCCAAATTTGATCATATGGTAGCCTATACTGACTTCGATACGCAATATCCAACCGTTATAGCCTACAGCAATAAAGTCCAAACGAAGTACACTATTTATGGGCAGCCTGCCGGAAAAAAACAAAAGAGAGCAAAGCAGCAACGAATCATTAAAAGGTACTACGGGTTTGTACAGGGATATTGGTTCAGCGGATGGAAACCTGCTACGTTCTTTTTTACCGATGGCAAAAAGAACGGCGTGAAAGATCCCGCAGGAAACGTAATAATCCCTGCAAAATATGATATGATCAACCCGCTGATGGATGGCAATTATATCGTCTCGCAAGATACACTGCACGGGATGCTGGACAGCAAGGGGCAGATTATAATACCTCTAATATATAGTGGCATTGGCCCTGTTAAAGGTGATGCGCTGAAGGACAACCTGTTCTATGTTTACAAACAGAATGTGTCGTCGGTTTTTGATGCGAGAGGCAACCAGCTTTATCCTTTTGAGATATTGTCTTCAGAAGGTTCGATGCCGTTAAATGAAGATTACAGTAAAGTGTGTTTTCAGATCGTGGAAAATAAGGTCCTCGAAAAGAAGAAAGAGCTGGATGAATATGGCGAGCCCGTATTTGACAGTGATATATACAGCAAGGCACTCCTGCTTTATGAAAATGGAAAAATAACGAAGGTGCTTGGCGGCTGCACCGACATAAAATATATTGACCATCCGGATTCTTACACTGTTGTGTATACCGTTTACGGAAGTCCGCTTTTTGGCTTTTACAGCGAGGAAACAGGCAAAAAGACAGATGCTGTTTATAAAAAGTATTTACCGGTAGGTAATGGCCGCATTGTTGCTATGAAAGGCGAAAAATATGATACCCTGCTGGACGAGAATTTAACTGCAACCCCGCTGGATATAGAAGTGACAGGCTATAAAGATGGGTATTACCTTGTAAAAGACAGCAGCGGCATGAAGGTAATGGATGAGAATCATACTGTTTCGAAATTTGCCTATCCGAAGCTGGAGTTTTTAAGCAATACTGACCGCGGAAGCTATATAGCTCCCGAACTGAAGGCTGCATACTCCCGTGTATTTAAATTTTATGATTGGTCTGGGAAATGCGGTCTTATCGATGCAGATGGAAAGATACTTTTCCCTGCCGATACCTATGATGATATAAGCATAGCATTACGTACTGCCGATGACCCCTACCCTACAGCCGACAGGATGAAGGCCATCGGGAAATATTTAGACCGGATAATGGTTGCTAAAACATATAAAGGCGATACTGCGGAAACCGACCTGTATTTCGAAGGTGAAAAGATCGCGTCTTTCAATGTTTACAAAAATTGGCAGCTAAAATACAGCGACATTACACAGAATAACCAATTGATCATCAGGTACCCCAATATCAGGGTGTATAACCTTTTGACGCAAAAAACCGACCTTGAGGTAAAAGCCAATAATTTTAGCGAAGATACGGATGGCGGCTTTACAGTTATTGAAGAATATGGCAAGCGAAGAGGTATAGAGAAATACAGCACTTCCGGAAAATTGCTGTCTATCATTGCAATCCCTAAAGAGGGATTGTACAGCTACGAAAAAAGCAAACTGGAATACATTCATAAACAAAATGGGAAATATGGCCTTGTAAATGTAAAGGGCGAAATGGTGTCACCGTTTTTGAATGATACACTTTCAACGTACGATTACCTGTATTATATTGCAACTCGCGGCACCAAAATGGGAATCATTACAAAGGAAAGCGTCGCAATCCCTTTTGAATATGACGCGATTACCTATTATCCTTATAATTGGATGAATACAGAAAAGGGTGTTTATATCCTGAAAAAAAATGGAAAATTTGGCGTAGCCGATAAGGATGCTAAAATACTTCTGCCCGCAGAATATGATACTGCATTCGCTAAAGGGGAATTTATCATTGCTAACAAAGGAAATGTCTTTTCTGTTATGGACCGAAGCGGTAAACTGTTGTTCAATCTGGATTGCGACACATTAGAGGCCTATACGATGGAGCTGCTATATTTTACCAAAAACGGGAAGCAGGGTATAGTACGAAATGATGGAAAAACATTAATGGCAGCTTTATATAATCAATTCGAACAGTTGGGTAAAGACATTTATATTGTTACCGACGGAGATGCTAAATATCTAACTAATGATAAAGGTGAAAAGGTTCTAAATTTGCCCTTACAGTCGGCAAACACTATTACTTCGGATTACAAGCCTTTTGATATTACAGAAGACTATCTTGTTTTGCAAAACACAGGAGGCAAATACGGCTTATATTCTTTGGACATGAAAGAACTGCTCCCTTTTGAATATGACGATATCAGTGAAGTGGTGAACTTCAAATATGTTATTTTGAAAAAGAACGGGCATGTTGGTGTCGTGACTACTGAAAATAAAACAGTTATCCCTTTTAAATACGACTATATTAATTTCCGGGAATATGAGGACTACTTTGAAGCAGATGCCGGTAAAGCAAATTACCTTATTGCGCCCAATGGCATTATCCTGCAGGAAGAACTGGATGATTAA
- a CDS encoding GNAT family N-acetyltransferase codes for MQVKQATPNDLNTIMPIIDEARQIMRESGNMTQWVGYPSQDIILEDINNGHGFVCVLDNEIVGYFCFMEGEDPDPNYKVIEDGSWLNDKPYGVIHRLASGRKAKGIAQKAFDFAFSKIGNIRVDTHHDNLPMQNFLKKNGFTYCGMIYVSDGTPRDAFQKII; via the coding sequence ATGCAGGTAAAACAAGCCACACCCAATGACCTAAATACTATAATGCCCATTATTGATGAAGCCCGCCAAATCATGCGCGAAAGCGGGAACATGACGCAGTGGGTGGGCTATCCTTCGCAGGATATTATTTTAGAAGATATCAATAACGGCCACGGATTTGTTTGTGTTTTAGATAATGAAATCGTCGGCTATTTCTGCTTTATGGAAGGAGAAGACCCGGACCCGAATTATAAAGTGATCGAAGATGGTTCCTGGCTAAATGACAAGCCGTATGGAGTAATACACCGCCTGGCATCGGGGCGCAAAGCCAAAGGTATCGCCCAAAAAGCATTCGATTTTGCTTTTTCAAAGATCGGTAATATTCGGGTGGATACGCACCATGACAACCTGCCCATGCAGAATTTCTTAAAGAAGAATGGCTTTACTTATTGCGGGATGATCTATGTAAGCGATGGCACACCAAGGGACGCTTTCCAAAAGATTATTTAA
- a CDS encoding thiamine diphosphokinase → MSSHHIVRDDQEPALIIANGAECSKELMGQLLEWSPLVIVLDSAIERVINLGVKVDVLLGDFDRGLDPEQYRDMQYPLEIVYTPDQDKTDLEKAFDFLIDRKFPAANVIWATGKRADHTITNITNIVRYRDKLKVVVLDDHSKIFLLPKKFEKWYPAGTPLSLIPIGKVSGIHSKNLKYELNNDELTIGYRTGSSNEALADGMVVIEHREGDLLMMECFD, encoded by the coding sequence ATGTCATCACACCACATTGTACGCGACGACCAGGAACCCGCACTTATCATTGCCAATGGGGCTGAATGCAGCAAAGAGCTTATGGGCCAGCTGCTGGAATGGTCGCCACTGGTTATCGTGCTCGACAGCGCTATTGAACGCGTCATCAACCTTGGTGTGAAAGTAGATGTGCTGCTGGGTGATTTCGACCGTGGGCTTGATCCGGAGCAATACCGCGATATGCAGTACCCGCTGGAAATTGTATATACTCCCGACCAGGACAAGACCGACCTTGAGAAGGCTTTCGATTTCCTTATCGACCGGAAGTTTCCCGCTGCCAATGTAATCTGGGCCACCGGAAAGCGCGCCGACCATACCATTACCAATATCACCAATATTGTGCGTTATCGTGATAAGCTGAAGGTCGTGGTACTTGATGATCATTCGAAGATATTCCTGTTACCTAAAAAGTTTGAAAAATGGTACCCCGCAGGTACTCCCCTTTCATTGATCCCAATTGGAAAAGTATCGGGCATCCACTCCAAAAACCTGAAATACGAGCTTAACAATGACGAGCTGACCATTGGCTACCGCACCGGAAGCAGCAATGAAGCGCTGGCTGACGGCATGGTGGTGATAGAACATAGGGAGGGTGACCTGCTGATGATGGAGTGTTTTGATTAG
- a CDS encoding phosphate ABC transporter ATP-binding protein → MMDDKTLPIDQEIIKKDEAKGLHNLIYVNHLNLWHGKQQTLKDVELNIRDKGITALLGPSGCGKTTLLKTFNRLTDLYPDIRTEGEVLFEGENILDKKIDVYDLRQKMGLLSQRPHPLPGTIADNIRYALKLKGIKDKSEQDGRIEYYLEKVALWGEVKERLKKPASGLSIGQQQRLCLARGLAIQPRVILADEPTSALDPISSRKIEEQFKELSKEFSIVLVTHTLRQAKRLADYVAFMYLGEIVEKGRPEVIFEDPKTDTFKEYLLSGH, encoded by the coding sequence ATGATGGATGATAAAACGCTTCCTATTGACCAGGAAATAATAAAGAAAGACGAAGCCAAAGGGCTTCATAACCTTATATACGTAAACCACCTGAACCTTTGGCACGGCAAGCAGCAAACCCTGAAAGATGTGGAGCTGAACATCCGCGACAAGGGTATAACGGCCCTGCTTGGCCCTTCGGGCTGTGGTAAGACCACGCTTTTGAAGACCTTCAACAGGCTAACCGACCTATACCCGGATATCCGTACCGAAGGCGAAGTGTTGTTTGAAGGCGAGAACATACTCGATAAAAAAATAGATGTATACGACCTGCGCCAGAAAATGGGGCTGCTTTCGCAAAGGCCGCACCCGCTGCCGGGAACCATTGCCGATAACATCCGCTATGCCCTAAAGCTGAAAGGTATTAAGGATAAAAGCGAGCAGGATGGCCGCATAGAGTACTATCTTGAAAAAGTAGCACTGTGGGGCGAAGTGAAAGAAAGGCTTAAAAAACCGGCCAGCGGGCTTTCTATAGGGCAGCAGCAGCGCCTTTGCCTGGCACGCGGACTTGCGATACAGCCGAGGGTTATCCTTGCGGATGAGCCTACCTCTGCACTCGACCCAATTTCAAGCCGTAAGATAGAGGAACAGTTCAAAGAACTAAGTAAAGAATTCTCTATTGTCTTGGTTACGCATACGCTAAGACAGGCGAAAAGGCTGGCCGACTACGTAGCCTTCATGTACCTTGGCGAGATCGTGGAAAAAGGCCGCCCCGAAGTAATATTCGAAGACCCTAAAACAGACACTTTTAAAGAATACCTGCTCTCAGGACATTAA